AGAATCAGCATTTCTCAACTCATAGATATTGCCACTAAAATGAAATCCGATGCCATGAGCTATATTAATAGCACCTAACATGTATTGACAAAAGTCTTCAGCAAGAAAAACAGTAGTGAAACATTTCTATGTTTCTTAATTGACTTACATTTAGGTCAAATTCTGATATTAGACCTTGTACtttatgtaaattatgaatttagtacttatattttaatttgatactttTAGTTATTGTAATTTtcatatattgaaattttagtcttgatctAACGGTAACAGTTAAATTTGTttagttaaattatgttattagtcaTGTATTATTCgtaaagttataaatttagtcCATTGGATTATTTTTAGTgactatattttttgaatttcaaaattccaGTCTTAATGCAAATAACAGTCATTAAATCTATTTGATTTTTTGTAAGAAATATGTAAAGATAACAAACAAATATAGCATTACACATGCGATAATATGTTTGAcacatcaaatattaaaaataacataatttaattagttatGATTTGGTTAGAActgaaattttcaaattttaaaaatacagggactaaaaaTAACCATATTAAAGTACAAgtattaaatccacaacttatatAAAGTATAGGGTcgaatagcagaatttaaccttaTTTTTGTATCTTAATGAAAGTCGTTGTAATTGTCAGTTTTGTACAGTCCCGTTATCTTGATTTACCTAATGTTTACTGTTTAATTTAAGGCTAGAGAACGTGACTCGAATGACTCAATGTCCTGCTACCATGGAACAGGATCCAAAATTTGTGCTATTACACATTAAACTAACCCCATTTTcaatgaaagaaaaaaacaaaacaaaaacagtCGTAATGATTCACTGGATTGAAGAAAGTTGCTGAAGCTTTTGCATTGCAGTTTCCAACGACATGCATACAACTCTAGAATTTCACAATAATGTATCATGACTTGACTCGGTTTGCTGAAGCTTGTTGTGGGTGCATAATTCGAAACTAGGTCTTTCAAGATTTCAACCTGCATTCTCAAATATAAAGAGAAGGTGGCAAAAACTTGAGTGATTCGTAAGTGTTCAGAAAAGAACAATTTGGGATTATATCCATAATGTGGCCTAGTAGGTTGGGTCAAGTCCTGACaaaaaaaaggaataaagaaGGATCTGTTAAAGAGAAATATCAACTCTGCAAGTTTGGAGAAGTTGATACTTCATAGCAGAACCAACTTGGAAGCCCTTGATTCGATCACTAAACGAAATATAAGCAGGACAGTGGACGTTAATTTGATAGCGACGCGAAATCCAGGACCCAACTTTCCATTTTAAATGGCCGAAAACCTTGATGTCGAGCATCACCAACCCACCATTCATGTCAGCGCTCAACCCAGCCTGAAGAAATGGAGCCACCGGCACATCGTTACCGTACAAGAATGGGGACCAAATGGTGAAGTCTCGATGGCCCTGGTAGGTTGTGGGTAGGAGTGTGGGTAAAGTTATCTGCTGGTTACGATAGGATGCGAAGATATCGAGTTTGCGGTAGAAAATGCCGATCCTGCTATTTGGGTTCCTTGCAGCTAAAGTGATTTGGAGGTTGGAAGTGAGCAAGTGTGGGGCAGTACTAAGGTTGAAAGCAAAGATGGTGACGTCTTGGAGGAGGAATCTGGGCTTGGAAGGGTGGAGAATTGCCCATACCAGGAGGACTACTATGGCGCAAACTATCAATAACCCGACAATGGCTATCGCTATGCGCTTCACTAGTTGGTGTCCGTCCTGGTGGTGGGGGCAGTATTCTTCTGTCATGATTTCTGGTGGCGGTGGAGATGGCAAAGATTGAAAGCTTTTGGAGTGGGAGATTTAGCAACACGGATAACAACTAAGATGCCTCATATAAAGAGTTCTCAGTTGTGTATTAACTAGTAACGTTAATTAGGTGAAAATGAATCAAGCATTCaatttaaaattctttatttGTTGGTATGCG
The Gossypium hirsutum isolate 1008001.06 chromosome A07, Gossypium_hirsutum_v2.1, whole genome shotgun sequence genome window above contains:
- the LOC107956511 gene encoding NDR1/HIN1-like protein 1; amino-acid sequence: MTEEYCPHHQDGHQLVKRIAIAIVGLLIVCAIVVLLVWAILHPSKPRFLLQDVTIFAFNLSTAPHLLTSNLQITLAARNPNSRIGIFYRKLDIFASYRNQQITLPTLLPTTYQGHRDFTIWSPFLYGNDVPVAPFLQAGLSADMNGGLVMLDIKVFGHLKWKVGSWISRRYQINVHCPAYISFSDRIKGFQVGSAMKYQLLQTCRVDISL